A window of the Dictyostelium discoideum AX4 chromosome 4 chromosome, whole genome shotgun sequence genome harbors these coding sequences:
- a CDS encoding proteasome component region PCI domain-containing protein (Similar to PINT), with protein MAELTNHFNKVNELLNDWDGVGLSHELSMTELITSILNSINHNSHSGMSNQKKQQIQAKVNQIKKTDLVVKRQQDIDTLCANKIQHNYNEIVAYRLRSISSLLDSKYYDAFRYLIEAINSFVKVFELWSQNILWRLSLDLRLMAELATLNVGSNDSNNSNNNVTIDYFEEASRTLLSKCFQAANADRTPNLAESKKNAALGVVNQLFQIYFKINNLKLCKNLIKTMESPGFPTLESYPLNQVITYRFFNGRLSVFNGQYKKAQEELLYAFNKCPNDSIKNKRLILLFLVPMQLEQCKFPKKSLLEKFKLTQFIDIVQSIKSGNIKQFNECLSTHQNFFISKGIYLILEKLKIIVYRNLFKKVHLITTGQRIPIGNFVSALKWMENDAIDIDETECILSNLIYNGYLKGYISHKVALVVSPTNPFPKLPLN; from the exons aTGGCAGAATTAAcaaatcattttaataaagttaATGAACTTTTAAATGATTGGGATGGAGTTGGATTATCACATGAATTATCAATGACAGAATTAATTAcctcaattttaaattcaataaatcATAATAGTCATAGTGGTATGAGTAATCAAAagaaacaacaaatacaagcAAAagttaatcaaattaaaaagacAGATTTAGTTGTTAAAAGACAACAAGATATAGATACATTATGtgcaaataaaattcaacaCAACTATAATGAAATCGTTGCATATCGTTTAagatcaatttcatcattattagatTCAAAATATTATGATGCATTTagatatttaattgaagcTATAAa ttcATTTGTTAAAGTATTTGAATTATGGTCACAAAATATATTATGGAGATTATCATTAGATTTACGTTTAATGGCAGAATTGGCAACTTTAAATGTTGGTAgtaatgatagtaataatagtaataataatgttacgattgattattttgaagaAGCATCAAGAACATTATTAAGTAAATGTTTTCAAGCAGCAAATGCTGATAGAACTCCAAATTTAGCAGAATCAAAAAAGAATGCAGCATTAGGAGTTGTAAaccaattatttcaaatttattttaaaattaataatcttaaactttgtaaaaatttaattaaaactatGGAATCACCTGGTTTCCCTACATTAGAGAGTTATCCTTTAAATCAAGTTATCACATATCGTTTCTTTAATGGTCGTTTATCAGTTTTCAATGGTCAATATAAAAAAGCACAAGAAGAATTATTATATGCATTTAATAAATGtccaaatgattcaattaaaaataaaag attaatattattatttttagtaccAATGCAATTAGAACAATGTAAATTCCCaaagaaatcattattaGAGAAATTTAAGTTAACTCAATTCATTGATATTGTTCAATCTATAAAAAGTGGtaatattaaacaatttaatgaATGTTTGTCAACTCATCAAAACTTTTTCATTTCAAAAGGTATCTATTTGATTTtagaaaaattgaaaattattgtCTATAGAAATCTATTTAAAAAGGTACATTTAATTACAACTGGTCAAAGAATTCCAATTGGTAATTTCGTTTCCGCTTTGAAATGGATGGAAAATGATGCTATCGATATCGATGAAACTGAATGTATtctatcaaatttaatttataatggTTATCTTAAAGGTTATATCTCTCATAAAGTTGCTCTTGTTGTCTCTCCAACAAATCCTTTCccaaaattacctttaaattaa
- a CDS encoding protein phosphatase 2C-related protein: MSTTNTDMIDSSSDIKDETITHNNDTVDTTKATEITADKNLEVSIDKNKENKNTADDNKEKEKEKENINNNNNNDTTNNNNSNNNNNNTPPKESNNTTTTTKSEESSSDDTYNSGTGDAPSTPQVAHQTIQPQQAQSTHFTTEPSSKTRSVRDFGVSFEKNARYRRTMEDEHVIIDCFGGDANQGYFAIYDGHGGRGAVEFTAKTLHVNLLDEINKSPEGDILELFRNSYLLTDKQMNESEIQFSGTTSITALIRKNPVDGEKYLYVANAGDARAVVCHNKVAERLSYDHKGSDPEEVKRIDAAGGFVCNGRVNGILAVTRSLGDHSMKDHVIGDPYKRSIKLDSGHTHLILACDGLWDVTSDQDAVDLILNETEAQKMSDKLLLHALKKGSTDNISIIVVIL; encoded by the exons atgAGCACAACAAATACAGATATGATCGATTCATCAAGCGATATTAAAGATGAAACCATAACTCATAACAATGACACTGTAGATACAACCAAGGCAACAGAGATTACAGCAGACAAAAATTTAGAAGTTTCaatagataaaaataaagaaaacaaaaatacagcagatgataataaagagaaagaaaaagaaaaagaaaatataaataataataataataatgatactactaataataataatagtaacaacaataataataatacaccaccaaaagaatcaaataacacaaccactaccaccaaaAGTGAAGAAAGTAGTTCAGATGATACATATAATAGCGGTACTGGTGATGCACCATCAACACCTCAAGTAGCACATCAAACCATTCAACCACAACAAGCACAATCTACACATTTCACCACAGAACCATCATCAAAGACTCGTTCAGTTCGTGACTTTGGTGTCTCCTTTGAAAAGAATGCACGTTATAGAAGAACAATGGAGGATGAACATGTTATTATCGATTGCTTTGGTGGTGATGCAAACCAAGGTTATTTTGCAATTTATGATGGTCATGGTGGTAGAGGTGCTGTAGAATTCACTGCTAAAACTCTTCATGTT aACCTTTtagatgaaattaataaatcccCAGAAGGTGATATTTTAGAACTCTTTAGAAATAGTTATCTTTTAACCGATAAACAAATGAATGAAAGTGAAATCCAATTCTCTGGTACTACATCTATTACCGCCTTAATTAGAAAAAATCCAGTTGATGGtgaaaaatatctttatgTTGCCAATGCTGGTGATGCCCGTGCAGTTGTTTG tcATAATAAAGTTGCAGAAAGATTATCATACGATCATAAAGGATCTGATCCAGAAGAAGTAAAACGTATTGATGCTGCAGGTGGTTTTGTATGTAATGGTCGTGTTAATGGTATTCTCGCTGTAACCCGTTCACTTGGTGATCACTCAATGAAAGATCATGTCATTGGTGACCCATATAAAcgttcaattaaattagatTCTGGTCATactcatttaattttagctTGTGATGGT CTTTGGGATGTTACAAGTGACCAAGATGCAGTGGACcttattttaaatgaaactgAAGCACAAAAGATGagtgataaattattattacatgcATTAAAGAAAGGAAGTACCGATAACATTAGTATTATCGTTGTTATTTTGTAA
- a CDS encoding hypothetical protein (Spore coat protein) has protein sequence MLSGLCGSKEQISTTGPLTRGFTISGTGGTDSVPIDASTNVLCQQGEHCQVDQDGRAHCYFNIESIGTLPLGSLNVVCQPHQHCEIDKNSGLANCVLDINPIHGFTTIDASSTVAGSSLTTTGGASTK, from the exons ATGTTGTCCGGGTTATG tggtagtaagGAACAAATTTCAACTACTGGACCTCTAACCAGAGGATTTACAATTTCAGGTACAGGTGGTACAGATTCAGTTCCAATTGATGCAAGCACAAATGTTCTCTGTCAACAAGGTGAACATTGTCAAGTTGATCAAGATGGAAGAGCACattgttattttaatattgaatcaattggcACACTTCCATTAGGTTCTTTAAATGTGGTTTGTCAACCACATCAACATtgtgaaattgataaaaattcaGGTTTAGCTAATTGTGTATTAGATATTAATCCAATCCATGGATTCACTACAATCGATGCATCTTCAACAGTTGCTGGATCATCTTTAACAACAACTGGTGGTGCCAGTacaaaatga
- the sympk gene encoding hypothetical protein → MATESSRELMISLLNGANSSDKDRSDLLASSYELIFHKEPILLDEFYNSFVEFALDRSQAIKKQIIPYIESICKKYPKFLSNSEANLKILLNSDNKAIVKRVILCVTNLIRSTLSFLLQPQSNSINHEQLINIWNSFNFLRGYIVNLSASTEDDSIKTNAYKMFEILILSFSSPGEYKTTKKYKSDEEFSLDRVPFDHSIISKQLLQKDCEDYLNILLDAARDLNNMTSQNIMIIVTSLTTIAKQRFSMISRIVPILCSCPNLIPVFPIVQQESVRHSLKVSLLSIIRIKRKELLSPFISDLIQACSKIDSKDAADEAARWFYHDEPDKKKRHNEGGHESHKKKSKVEHVYGVNDNVIENNKNIKNNHNNDSNNNNNNNNNFSNNFNNLNNNFNTGFNNNNNNNNNNFNNNNFNEINKNNNNMYSSNFIEKPGLIIDDETQAKILASIEHLSPEFVRELVIENMSHVPLISLLQGIPFNQQTKELFKFVDSYQNKQIKPIHFISPLTQPNPLQSINNTNLPQYPSPPLKPTTTTTTTTTTTTTTTTTTPQQNSPQNQPTPFILSPPVNKSFKPPPSSQQPSPPILQQQSPPQQPPQQLPPQIPLQPPQQSTPPIVETQIKVKKEEDSDDEDEEKQLQEEEDEDLFSKEAMEEEEEDDEVDKIIKKENEQQQLKEKMENSNSISSSLFGGGGGDNSNGKSDVIPSFTPRPTFKAPPLSKEKQKHVGESALVRIKISEPGVMVCGKHDLWTSLLSRILSIRPDQEELQDQFIKFITQDFKNHRELALQWLFNELYIAKQITPTTTKNLNPELENNNNNNNNENNENNDNSTTEASTTTNKNKKEPNMKRYSTLLKKMIKQMRSHFPIKDTTIGSFILDLPFITNQLLHSINCKIVAESQSLIYTSATWDINKVFSNEHNQIPIANVTASIKDHQIDENGNQIPLTDDDMDAAAASSSPLPIDPKILQDKENEWLPIGLGILRDLIIWRPNVREYCINSLLKFSISNDDSVRSPTINLIANQIYSKQSATEPIQLFAKEQIIHLIAIKDIEDEMEIQKSKDAAIIYSELMNQDNNIDDNAIKIEETQSIEDKKKHEEFEKNKQNQKEEQEQPMKLDNLNDDSNVDINTNTTNTTTTTPTTNTTTTTSTSTSTTTTTTTTTTELEQSIVPKVLTKTRVKEIKKFIETRVSLYFALIIKNHQLLTDLLQLYPKYDENIQEVVKRLTTCVIKHIGQSSASLLQVISICPTGSEELTLEILNALVLNEKPSSELVESVKTLLLTNGDIRFLLPVLTGLKKEEVISRLPSFLSMPNKTDTNQFISVLASPGSPLSASELLVQIHLTPDSLTMKSMEAIDFCLDMEDIFKQEIVAATINQLMAQAQLPKLFMRTILKTLQKYPRLKIFIVEILGRLVARQVWKDKTLWDGFIRCTKLAKPESLEVILQLPPTQFEDAINHEKHRDLKSIIIKHLQSSKENEIRYPKQNLKTLNWEKHSTTSK, encoded by the exons atGGCAACGGAATCATCAAGAGAGTTAATGATCTCTTTGTTGAATGGTGCAAATAGTTCAGATAAAGATAGATCCGACCTTTTAGCAAGTTCATATGAACTTATTTTCCATAAAGAACCGATTCTATTGGATGAATTTTATAATagttttgttgaatttgcaTTAGATCGATCACAAGCaatcaaaaaacaaattataccATACATAGAATCAATTTGTAAAAAGTATccaaaat TTTTAAGTAATAGCGAAgcaaatttgaaaatattattaaatagtgataataaagCAATTGTAAAAAGAGTAATTTTATGTGTAACGAATTTAATTAGAtcaacattatcattttt attaCAACctcaatcaaattcaataaatcATGAGCAATTAATCAATATTTggaattcatttaattttcttaGAGGTtatattgtaaatttaagTGCGTCAACAGAGGATGAttcaataaaaacaaatgcatataaaatgtttgaaattttaattttatcattttcatctccTGGTGAATATAAG ACAACGAAGAAATATAAATCTGATGAAGAATTTTCATTGGATAGAGTACCATTTGATCATTCTATAATatcaaaacaattattacaaaaagaTTGcgaagattatttaaatattttattagatGCAGCAAGAGATTTGAATAATAT GACTAGCCaaaatataatgataattgtaACATCATTAACGACAATAGCAAAACAAAgattttcaatgatttcaaGGATTGTACCAATACTGTGTTCATGTCCGAATTTAATACCAGTTTTTCCAATAGTACAACAAGAAAGCGTTAGACATTCATTAAaagtttcattattatcaataattcGTATAAAGAGAAAAGAACTATTATCACCATTCATTTCAGATTTAATTCAAGCATGTTcaaaaattgattcaaaagATGCTGCTGATGAAGCTGCAAGATGGTTTTATCATGATGAACCtgataaaaaa aaacgaCATAACGAAGGTGGTCATGAAtctcataaaaaaaaatcaaaggtTGAACATGTTTATGGTGTTAATGATAATgtaatagaaaataataaaaacataaaaaataatcataataacgatagtaataataataataacaacaacaataattttagtaacaattttaataatttaaataataattttaataccggttttaataataataataataataacaataataattttaataacaataattttaatgaaattaataagaataataataatatgtaCAGTTCAAACTTTATTGAGAAACCAGgtttaattattgatgatgaaactCAAGCAAAGATTTT agCATCTATTGAACATCTTAGTCCAGAATTTGTAAGAGAACTTGTTATTGAAAATATGAGTCATGTTCCTTTGATTAGTTTATTACAAGGAATACCGTTTAATCAACAAACTAAAgagttatttaaatttgtagaTTCTTATCAAAATAAACAGATTAAACCAATTCATTTCATAAGTCCATTAACACAACCAAATCCATTACAATCTATAAACAATACAAATTTACCTCAATATCCTTCACCACCTttaaaaccaacaacaacaacaacaacaacaacaacaacaacaacaacaacaacaacaacaacacctcAACAAAATTCACCACAAAATCAACCAACACCTTTCATATTATCACCACCAGTAAACAAATCTTTtaaaccaccaccatcatcccaacaaccatcaccaccaatacttcaacaacaatcaccaccacaacaaccaccacaacaactacCACCACAAATACCTctacaaccaccacaacaatcaACACCACCAATTGTAGAAACTCaaattaaagttaaaaaGGAAGAAGATAGCGATGAcgaagatgaagaaaaacaactacaagaagaagaagatgaagatttaTTCTCAAAAGAAGCAatggaagaagaagaagaagatgatgaagttgataaaataattaaaaaagaaaatgaacaacaacaattaaaagagaaaatggaaaattcaaattctattagttcttcattatttggtggtggtggtggtgataataGTAACGGTAAGAGTGATGTTATACCATCATTTACACCAAGACCAACATTTAAAGCACCACCACTTTCAAAAGAGAAACAAAAACATGTTGGGGAGAGTGCATTGGttagaattaaaatatcagAACCTGGTGTCATGGTTTGCGGTAAACATGATCTTTGgacttcattattatctcGTATACTTTCAATTAGACCCGATCAAGAAGAATTACAAgatcaatttataaaatttatcactcaagattttaaaaatcatagAGAATTAGCGCTTCAATGGTTATTCAATGAATTATATATTGCAAAACAAAttacaccaacaacaactaaaAATCTTAATCCtgaattagaaaataataataataataataataatgaaaataatgaaaataatgataattcaacCACTGAagcatcaacaacaacaaataaaaataaaaaagaaccAAATATGAAAAGATATTcaactttattaaaaaaaatgataaaacaaATGAGAAGTCATTTCCCAATTAAAGATACAACTATCGGATCATTTATATTAGATTTACCATTTATAACCAATCAATTATTACATTCTATAAATTGTAAGATTGTTGCTGAATCTCAAAGTTTAATTTATACAAGTGCAACTTGGGATATTAATAAagtattttcaaatgaacaTAATCAAATACCAATTGCAAATGTTACAGCAAGTATAAAAGATCAtcaaattgatgaaaatggtaatCAAATACCATTGACAGATGATGATATGGACGCAGCAGcagcatcatcatcaccattaccTATTGATCCAAAGATATTACAAGATAAAGAGAATGAATGGTTACCAATTGGGTTGGGTATATTGAGAGATTTAATCATTTGGAGACCAAATGTACGTGAATATTGTATAAATagtcttttaaaattttcaatttcaaatgatgattCAGTTCGTTCaccaacaattaatttaattgcaaATCAAATCTATTCAAAACAATCTGCTACAGAaccaattcaattatttgcAAAGGAACAAATCATTCATTTAATTGCAATCAAAGATATCGAAGATGAAAtggaaattcaaaaatcaaaagatgcTGCCATCATCTATAGTGAATTAATGaatcaagataataatatCGATGATAATGctattaaaattgaagaaactcaatcaattgaagataaaaaaaaacatgaagaatttgaaaaaaataaacaaaatcaaaaagaagaacaagaacaaccaATGAAACTTGATAATCTAAATGATGATTCAAATGTAGATATTaataccaacaccaccaacaccaccaccactacccccacaacaaatacaaccacaacaacatcaacatcgacatcaacaacaacaacaacaacaacaacaacaacagaatTAGAACAATCAATAGTACCAAAAGTTTTAACTAAAACTAGagtaaaagaaattaaaaagtttatagAAACAAGAGTTTCACTTTATTTTGcattgattattaaaaatcatcaattattaaCTGACCTTTTACAATTATATCCAAaatatgatgaaaatattCAAGAGGTTGTTAAAAGACTAACGACATGTGTAATTAAACATATTGGACAAAGTAGTGCTTCATTGTTACAAGTGATTTCAATTTGTCCAACTGGATCAGAGGAATTAACACTTGAAATTTTGAATGCATTggttttaaatgaaaaaccaTCCAGTGAATTGGTTGAATCTGTAAAAACCTTACTATTGACCAATGGCGATATTAGATTCCTTTTACCAGTGCTAACGGGTTTGAAGAAAGAAGAAGTTATCTCTAGACTACCATCATTCCTATCAATGCCAAATAAAACCGATACCAATCAATTCATTAGTGTTTTAGCATCACCAGGCTCACCATTATCCGCTTCGGAATTATTAgttcaaattcatttgacACCTGATTCCTTAACTATGAAATCAATGGAAGCTATCGATTTTTGTTTAGATATGGAAGATATTTTCAAACAAGAGATTGTCGCTGCCAccataaatcaattgatggcTCAGGCTCAGCTACCAAAGTTATTCATGAGAACTATCTTAAAGACCCTTCAAAAATATCCACGTCTAAAGATTTTCATCGTTGAGATTTTAGGTCGTTTAGTTGCTAGACAAGTTTGGAAGGATAAAACTTTATGGGATGGTTTCATTCGTTGTACAAAATTGGCAAAACCAGAATCACTAGAGGTTATACTTCAATTACCACCAACTCAATTCGAAGATGCAATCAATCATGAAAAACATCGTGATCTCAaatcaatcattatcaaacATTTACAATCAagtaaagaaaatgaaattagatatccaaaacaaaatttaaaaactttgaaTTGGGAAAAACATTCAACCActtcaaaataa
- a CDS encoding CCHC-type zinc finger-containing protein encodes MSKIYIGRLNHDAREDDLYGRFSKFGKIDRLELRKGFCFIEYFDKASADDAINSEHKQNFLGRNIIVELSNSSKGIKRPDSSSGKCFMCNEEGHWARSCPNGGKKNSRYNPYHRERSRSRSRDRSRDRDRRRDDRRRSDKRRERDRSRSRSRSRDNRRRDDRDRSRDRSRDRDRSRDRSRDRDRSRDRDRSRDRSRDRSRERERDRSNSRNNNNGNGNGNGNGNGNGNGNNNNNNNNNNNINNNNNSNSNGNNKRNRSSSRDRNKRNRSPSKENRYRRERDRSSSGTRNGNGRDRSRSTSRNGLNKPNNNNNNNNNNNNKSNGNRSRSGSRNRNPSPDRLGNNSAINGKKNGLETEKPSNSLNGL; translated from the exons ATGTCAAAAATATATATCGGAAGATTGAATCATGACGCAAGAGAAGATGATTTATATGGTAGATTCTCAAAGTTTGGAAAAATAGATAGACTAGAACTTAGAAAaggtttttgttttatt gaatACTTTGATAAAGCTTCAGCAGATGATGCAATTAATAGTGAACATAAACAAAATTTCCTTGGTAGAAATATTATTGTCGAATtaagtaatagtagtaaagGTATTAAAAGACCAGATAGCAGCAGTGGCAAATGTTTCATGTGTAATGAAGAGGGACATTGGGCCAGAAGTTGTCCAAA tgGAGGAAAGAAAAACTCAAGATATAATCCATATCATCGTGAAAGATCAAGATCACGTTCTAGAGATAGATCAAGAGACAGAGATAGAAGACGTGATGATAGAAGACGTAGTGATAAAAGAAGAGAAAGAGATAGATCAAGATCTCGTTCACGTTCAAGAGATAATAGAAGAAGAGATGATAGAGACAGATCAAGGGATAGATCAAGAGATAGAGATAGATCAAGAGATAGATCAAGAGATAGAGATAGATCAAGAGATAGAGACAGATCAAGAGACAGATCAAGGGATAGATCAAGAGAAAGGGAAAGAGACAGATCAAATTcaagaaataataacaatggtaatggaaatggtaatggtaatggtaatggtaatggtaatggaaataataataataataataataataataataatattaataataataataatagtaatagtaatggtaataataaaagaaatcgTTCATCCTCTAGAGACAGAAATAAAAGAAACCGATCACCATCCAAAGAAAATAGATATAGAAGAGAAAGAGATAGAAGTAGTAGTGGTACAAGAAATGGTAACGGAAGAGATAGATCAAGAAGTACCAGTAGAAATGGTTTAAATAaacctaataataataataataataataataataataataataaatcaaacgGAAATAGAAGTAGAAGTGGAAGTAGAAATAGAAATCCATCACCAGATAGATTAGGAAATAACAGTGCAATCAATGGAAAAAAGAATGGATTGGAAACTGAAAAACCTTCCAATTCTTTAAATGGATTATAA